From Marivirga harenae, one genomic window encodes:
- a CDS encoding 6-bladed beta-propeller has product MKLASSIIILSIFSVFLISCTNNESKEKSQDETIKINLDKAQTLKVSDHFKLKDVIYFSDSLVVDNLMKVSTHNDYVVLHCGWGLDYLVIKNTLTAKEFIISAKGEGSNQYQKLNNFFINKKGQIELLDGQSRKILTYNMEGELLSVYQNEKLQQVTSLLSIDGEHYFLFGGNFYAGKSGYQMQIWNKNEGKVKSSYIPFDEQKAGFMLFIEPRNFSKNPSSFYQVYNQYVYELGEDAVKDSLYLDFGQDNIPAELFENSYQDVREFSQDMAKSGYAYGLGNFLLEENLLFASVRKNEQNFHFYTNTKTGESTVFDKISNDVFGLKTDEKIGYQYRPVAMDGNDIYFIVSLEAQNENFGKTLVTNSSKSELNQRLLSKIENFKDGDNLAIVKCEITGF; this is encoded by the coding sequence ATGAAATTAGCGAGTAGTATTATTATTTTATCAATTTTTAGTGTATTTCTTATTTCTTGTACAAACAATGAGAGTAAAGAAAAATCACAAGATGAAACAATCAAAATCAACTTAGACAAAGCCCAAACCTTAAAAGTAAGCGATCATTTTAAGTTGAAAGATGTCATTTATTTTTCTGATAGTTTGGTGGTGGATAATTTAATGAAAGTTTCCACTCATAATGATTATGTAGTGCTTCATTGTGGTTGGGGATTAGATTATCTTGTCATTAAAAATACGCTTACAGCTAAAGAGTTTATTATATCGGCTAAAGGAGAAGGGTCCAATCAATATCAAAAGCTAAATAATTTTTTCATTAATAAGAAAGGGCAGATTGAGCTGCTCGATGGACAGTCACGAAAAATTTTAACCTATAATATGGAAGGTGAGTTACTTTCTGTATATCAAAATGAAAAATTACAACAAGTGACAAGCCTTCTTAGTATAGATGGAGAGCACTATTTCCTTTTCGGTGGCAATTTCTATGCTGGAAAGTCAGGTTATCAAATGCAAATTTGGAATAAAAATGAAGGAAAGGTAAAGTCCAGCTATATTCCTTTTGATGAGCAAAAGGCAGGATTTATGCTTTTTATAGAGCCGAGAAATTTCTCCAAGAATCCATCCAGTTTCTATCAGGTTTACAATCAGTACGTTTATGAATTGGGTGAAGATGCGGTTAAAGATTCTTTATATCTTGATTTTGGTCAAGATAACATTCCGGCCGAATTGTTTGAAAATTCTTATCAGGATGTTAGAGAATTTAGCCAAGATATGGCCAAAAGTGGATATGCCTACGGTCTAGGAAATTTTCTATTAGAAGAAAATCTACTATTTGCTTCAGTTAGGAAGAATGAGCAAAATTTTCATTTCTATACCAACACTAAAACAGGGGAATCAACTGTTTTTGATAAGATCAGTAATGATGTTTTCGGTTTGAAAACCGATGAAAAAATCGGCTACCAATATAGACCGGTAGCCATGGATGGTAACGATATTTATTTTATTGTAAGCTTAGAAGCACAAAATGAAAACTTTGGGAAAACGCTAGTTACAAATTCATCAAAAAGTGAGCTGAACCAAAGACTACTATCAAAAATTGAAAATTTTAAAGATGGAGATAATCTGGCGATTGTGAAGTGTGAGATTACTGGATTTTGA